A segment of the Arachis hypogaea cultivar Tifrunner chromosome 5, arahy.Tifrunner.gnm2.J5K5, whole genome shotgun sequence genome:
aAGAAAATAGCTTCataaatattagaaaattaataaacaaataaataaatacaaaataaatatattaaaaaattattctcttatatttttaattaataatattaatatatttcatAAGACACAAAATAGATAAAttcttaaatatattattttacatctttttaaaaaaatcagacattatattaattaaatattttttataataaaataattaaaattttatgatataacaattaaattattttcataataatataattcaatgaaattagttattatttatgaTGTACGAGATAGGATATATATgtgtaatataaaatatttttttaaataaattataataatattttaatattaaaaatatatgctAAGTATAAGATTAAACACATTATGTTTgatgaaaatttattatttttttattaaaatacaattaaactTAAAATACGTATATTAGACGAATATAAATTAGTGTTgtgtcaaaaatattatttttttattttctattaaaataGTATTAGACAAAAAGACATAAATTTCAAATGAATACCAATAAATGTTATACAAACACAAAGCAAAATATCCAtactttataaattattatattataataaaaatttacttGTATGGATATATACTtatattcatataaaattaataattaaaaattattaaattataatttaatcaaatttattaagtTATCTAAAAATTCTCAACTATTCATAAATATCCACCCATGAGTCTTCACCCGATATTATTtatgaatttgattgaatttttaaagttcgattaaattaataaatcataGTGGTACAGAACCTGGTTTCGAGAAGCTTCCATTACCCCAGGCGGTGAACCAGGAAATACCCAAAATTGGAGGGTCCATTCTTCAAATATGAAGAAGTGGGAGGGCTAGAATACGTAAATTCACGCCAAACGGTAAATCCCACACGGGTGCGAATTTTGTGTTGATTTCGCAACTCTCTTTTTCGcagagaatcaaacaaaaatcGAAGTAACTGAGGAGACAGCACCGAAGAATGGCATACTCTGTGCAACGTGCGGCGAGCCATGGCCGTGGCCTACGCACCGTTTTGGGAGGCGCATTGCGTCCATTCTCCTCCGACGCGTTGGTGGAGAAGCCCAAACCAGGCGAGATCGGATTGGTTTCCGGTATTCCCGACGATCACCTTCGTCGTAGGGTATTCTTCTCTATTCCATTCTTAACCTAATCTTATTGGGTGCAATTATTCATGTACCACGCATAATCGCAGCTTTGGTAATTTCAGAATGAAtaccctctttcttttctttcttcccccGTTTTATGCTATGCAGATTTAACCTAGAGATTCTTGGTTATCTCGTCAAGGTTCATAAGTGCCTTATTTCAGCTGTCATTGGATCACCGCATTGAATTGGAAGATTTTTTTTACTGTGTTCGAACCATTGTAATTGATGGTGGTTGTCTATTAAATGATCCTAGGTTGAACaaagattttaattttagctTGCGATATAGCGGCGTTTTCACTTGCATAGTATTAGCATGATAGTGTATTGGCTTTTAGCGAGGCGAATGTCGAACttgaaagttttaaaaatatggaAACATCAATAGATATTCCTTCTCTCTCTGTTTCTTGCAagcaactgaaattcaattagTCACATGCCTTATAGCTGTAATGTGGTGCAGGTTGTAATTTACTCTCCTGCTAGAACTGCTACTCAACAAGGATCTGGGAAGGTTGGAAGGTGGAAGATTAACTTTTTGTCAACCCAAAAGTGCGTTTTCTTTTTATCTCATTGCTTgttcattatttattatttttcaaaacgtgggtcatatatttatttttcttctttaactTTCCTTCGACATAGTCTGTCAGGTAGCAAGCCTGGATTTTGATTTCTGAATACTCATCAGATATATATCCTTCaaatattttcacaaatttcTGATAAAGCTTATGTTGTCATTGGCATTTCCTTCCCCATGGCAATTTGCAAAGATGTTCATATGAAACGTATTTCAGTTCACTGATGTTGTTGGACATCCTTGAATAACACTAGTTATTGATTAACTTTGAGTTTGATGGATTACTACCAATCTTGCCATATGATGCTGAATATAAATCTTTCCAACGTTATTATCACTTGATTAATCAATGGTCCTTTCCTAATTACTAATGATGTCTCATAGACCGGTCATTATCAATAATGTGTTTATAGGTGGGAGAATCCGTTGATGGGCTGGACATCAACTGGAGACCCCTATGCCCATGTTGGCGATTCTGCCCTGTATTTTGATAATGAAGAATCAGCCAAGGAATTTGCTGAGAGACATGGCTGGGAGTATGTGGTATGTGTAAATACAATTTTTGGGTGACTTTTGTATCTTTGGCTTCTGAGTTTTGCCTTCAGGATGTTACTTGTTATGGTTTATACATGTGATTATCAAGATACGCTAGCATATTGTGTATGAAATATTAATTCATAAATTCTTACTaatgcattttaatttttaagtcaGAAGAACTagtatctcttgtttttcatatgattGTAATTTTGTTATTTGATATATGGCATACATTTATATGATTCCATTAGAATAAGATCTTTTGATATTTATGTTATTTCAAGAATTGTGTTACTAATCAGGTAAATCCACCTGTTTAATATTTGATGCGTCGGTTATTCCTTGAGCTGTGCTCCTTTTTTCCCTTCAAAAGAAAGTGTAATTAACAAAATCTATGTACTTGATGCAGGTCAAGAAGCCACACACACCATTGTTGAAGGTTTGAGGTTCTTTGACCATTTGTGTTTATGACTACCAATTTTCATTTAGTGTTCCTTTCACTGCTTTTATTTGTGCTTGGTGTTTGTCACGTTGGTGGTTCCTGCTAATTTTACTATCTGATTATCATCAACTATTCTCCTTGGTTTTCTTCAACATACCAGCACTAGTAAATGAATGTGTTGGGTTTGATATGCGAAGAACTTCAAAATAGTCCTGTTAAGCGCAGTACCTTTTAGCCTTTTAGTGTTTACCAAAAGTaagttataaattataatttttaaaaaataacatatttcCTAAGGCAAACAAGTTGATTTTCCTTACAAAAATTCGAAGAAAAAATGTAGAAAGAGGTGCTTCTTTTTTAGGAGAGGTCTTTCATTTATGTGGTAAAATTTATTGGAAAATGCATGTGCACTACATAAAACAGCTCTTTTAACGATCACTGGTGCTTGCAGGTTAAAGCATATGCAGACAATTTCAAGTGGAAAGGTCTACCCACCAAACCTGATTCGGAGCAGTAATTTATTGGCTCTTGTTCGTGCCTAGTCCTGTTACTATTTACGGGTTCTCTGTTAACGAGCTCCCATGTCAAGCAAGATGTTTTCTCTCTCGCgtattttcttggaaaagaaattttAAACATGAATTccttataaaaataaatgactggTCTTCCATTACTTTAGCTTACCTCTCTGATTTGCCTCCCTCGATGCTGTAATGAACTAATGTCGGCAATCTGGAACTGATTGTTGTGTCATTCGTAGTGATCCCCATTAACTTCCTCTTGACATCATTTGATATTGGAACTGGAATACCATCCGTCCATTGCTAGGGTTCACAGTCAATGTCTCCGAAATTCAAAGTTTACAAGTACACATTATCAATCGTGCAGAAGGAGCGTATTCATCCATGCTTCTAGTTTTTATATATTTGCTCGTGATATTCATCAGTTAATCTTGGTAATCGAATTGCACTATCCTTTCAACTTTTGCCCAATTTTGTATTTAATTGAACCATTGGTCATgacatatgcattgatttaatTTCTTTATCCTGAGAGAAAACGTAGGACAATATATTTGGTCGAAGAATCAAAACATCTTCCAAATTGGATTGCGACCTTAGAAACGGTTTTACCCAATAACCGCATGCGTTTACGTAAGCAAATCTAAACCACGCTGGAAGGCTGATACTAATTGCGTTTAGTTGAATTCTGGCTTCTGGGTAATACGGGATTTAAGGCTAAATTAGGGTTAttgaatataaataattaaatattaaatactaaCAGTGAATATCAATGGAAAACTAAGGGATACATGGAGAAGACCTGTTACATATACTGAATTTCCATCTACCATACGATATAGATTATTACTAATTATTATTATCTAGTAAGTGCCTAACATCTTGCAGGAAAAGAAAGTGGGCTAATTTGCAGTAATTTTTCCTACAGTTATTCCGCTTGTATTTGGTAGAAGCTTCTTCATATAATACTTGGAATTGCGAGACAGATTGATCATTTTCCTTCGCCTTTCGGGAATAGCATCGATTGAACACTCTGAAAATCCACGCCTCACAAACCTATCAGCAAGTTGGGAATACTGTTATTTAGAAAGGGTGCCATGAAAATAGTAcagcaataaaccaaaacaactactatACACAATAATCAATTTAGGAACTCTATTGGAGAAGGTACTTACCAATCTGCCGTCCGAGTAGTAAGTAGGAAAAGCTTATTCAATCCAAGCGATGATGCTTTTTTCTCGATATAATCTGCATTGTATTTCATCATATAATCAAATACATAGTTCTTTTTTTAAGGAAAGAATTCAACACAACAAAGAAAAGAACTCAAACAACACGTACTCAACTCCTACTTTGCCATCAACGACCATCAACTAAGAACAGTTGCTCAAAAGCATCTTCTTAACACAAACGTTTAAAACTTGtacttaataaaaatattgtatctGAAGGAGTTAATTACCTGTACCTATCAGTCTATCACTAATATTGATAATACAATCAATATGGAGTTTCCAGCCAAACATCAAATGTGAAATAATcatgaatatatataatatatagtcgTAGTCCTaatttaagtttattattattattataatatcaaATATGATCTTTATATAGTGAATGGTCATCTATCAAGCTTCAAGCTAAATCATCAACCATAGAAGAAATAGCATACCAAGCACTTTGTCTCCTTGTCCTTGGCCTCGACAATCAGGAGATACTGCAATAGCTGCTACCTCGCCACACTTCTCCTCAAAGTAAGGAAAAAGTGCAGCACAAGCAATTATTTGACCTTCTCTTTCAACGACAACGAAGGAATCCAGCGCTTTTAGTAGCTAGAACCAGGAAATAGTAAAAATGaagattttatataaaattactaCTAGACCATGTAAACTATGATCACCACAAATGGCACAAGTGCAACTATGCAAACCTCTTCATCAGTCCGCTTCACTAATATGCCAGATGCCTCCAAAGGCTGAATGATTTGTTTTATTCCAGCAAGATCCGTTATCTGTGCCATCCGAGTGCCTTCGTATAGGTCACTGCAAATTGTAAATGACGGATAGGAAAATGAAAAACGTCTTTCAAGTAAAACATCACGAATAATCTGCCGCGCTGATGCAGATAGTATATTGCAACTGCAAGGAATGTAGGAAATTCCATGAATGTCAGAATTtggcattcattgaattttgggTTTAGAcacaaatgaaaagaaaatatacTTCAAACATGTA
Coding sequences within it:
- the LOC112800475 gene encoding NADH dehydrogenase [ubiquinone] iron-sulfur protein 4, mitochondrial isoform X1, which codes for MAYSVQRAASHGRGLRTVLGGALRPFSSDALVEKPKPGEIGLVSGIPDDHLRRRVVIYSPARTATQQGSGKVGRWKINFLSTQKWENPLMGWTSTGDPYAHVGDSALYFDNEESAKEFAERHGWEYVVCVNTIFGLKHMQTISSGKVYPPNLIRSSNLLALVRA
- the LOC112800475 gene encoding NADH dehydrogenase [ubiquinone] iron-sulfur protein 4, mitochondrial isoform X3, producing MAYSVQRAASHGRGLRTVLGGALRPFSSDALVEKPKPGEIGLVSGIPDDHLRRRVVIYSPARTATQQGSGKVGRWKINFLSTQKWENPLMGWTSTGDPYAHVGDSALYFDNEESAKEFAERHGWEYVVKKPHTPLLKV
- the LOC112800475 gene encoding NADH dehydrogenase [ubiquinone] iron-sulfur protein 4, mitochondrial isoform X2, coding for MAYSVQRAASHGRGLRTVLGGALRPFSSDALVEKPKPGEIGLVSGIPDDHLRRRVVIYSPARTATQQGSGKVGRWKINFLSTQKWENPLMGWTSTGDPYAHVGDSALYFDNEESAKEFAERHGWEYVVKKPHTPLLKVKAYADNFKWKGLPTKPDSEQ